AAGAAAAGCCCATTCTAGATGAGCAAGCCTTTGGCGAGATTGAACGAGCGCTCTCAGAAGCGATCACTCGAGGTGTCGAAGTCTGTCTCTCCTACTGGGAACACGGCGACTTTCAAACATTAGTCGGGACCCCCATTCGATTTGATCAGACAACAAAACGCTTGATCGTTAAAGATTCTTTTGATGAGACGTTTCCCGTGTCGATAGAATCAATGATTGATGCCCGCATTCAGAATGAATCATAAAAAAACCGCTATTAGAGCAACCTCTAATAACGGTAGTGTATGTGTGATTGGTGCGCCTAGCAGGACTCGAACCTGCAACGCGAGAATCGGAATCTCGTGTGATATCCCTTTCACCATAGGCGCAATCTATTAAAGCAACAGTATATAATGTAGCTTATAAAAGGGGAAGTTGTCAAGACTTTCCCCTTTTTATTGGTTCCTATTATGAGTTTGCAGGTGTTCCTTCTTCAAACATCGTATTGAAACGCTCGTTGATGTCATCTTCAGTGTAACCAGCTTGTCCAAGACGCGTTGCAAAATTCTTTGCCCATAATTGAAGACGTTGTGCCATCTTCGTATATTTCTTCGCTTCGTTACCTTTTGCTTCCTTTGCGCGTCCTTCAGCATTAGACATCACGTTTTCCACGATGAATAAAGCTTTCCAAAGAGTTTCCTCATCAAACTGCTCGTGAGAATCTCCAAGTTCTTTCACAACGCTTTGGTAGTACGCGTTAAAATCTTTGTATGGAATCTCTTCTTCCATATTTAAGTAAACTTGAATTTGATCATATAATGCTTGCATGTCATGCCAACTCCTTTTCTTTTCTGGCCTATTATAGCACATTTCACGAATGTAGGTGAAACGAAATCTAGAGTGTCTTAACGAAGAGAAAACAACAGCTAAAGCCTAATGGCTGGCTGTTGTTTCTATACTATTTACAATGTTGTTCGAATGCATTTTCAAGCTTTTGAACGACTTGAATCGGTTCATGTCCTTCAATTTCATGGCG
Above is a genomic segment from Bacillus sp. FJAT-45037 containing:
- a CDS encoding YolD-like family protein, which produces MNTFTEPRLQRGNLLWEGSRFLLPEHKQSILPLFQHKKQKEKPILDEQAFGEIERALSEAITRGVEVCLSYWEHGDFQTLVGTPIRFDQTTKRLIVKDSFDETFPVSIESMIDARIQNES